One genomic segment of Ferrimonas sp. YFM includes these proteins:
- the zapE gene encoding cell division protein ZapE — protein MPQATPLERYQADLQRPDFHEDPAQRQAVEHLQSLYEKLIQRQQAPRPGLLSRLFGKGDAPTQVQGLYFWGGVGRGKTYLVDTFYEVLPIERKLRIHFHRFMHRVHRELDRLKGQANPLEAVADALAAEAEVICFDEFFVSDITDAMLLAGLLRALFERGVVLVATSNIPPAELYRNGLQRARFLPAIDLIETHCQVVNVDHGIDYRLRALEQAEIFHHPLDEQADTNLHCYFEQLAPEEGRVGGTIEVEGRFIPVRREADGVLLADFLALCDGPRSQVDYMELARCYHTVLMSGLTAMGAQQTGDDIARRFLALVDEFYERGVKLIISSEVPLERIYAGGGLEFEFRRCLSRLQEMQSHDYLARPHLP, from the coding sequence GTGCCGCAGGCGACCCCCCTAGAGCGTTATCAGGCGGATCTGCAACGCCCAGATTTCCATGAAGATCCTGCCCAGAGGCAGGCGGTTGAACATCTTCAGTCTCTGTATGAGAAGCTGATTCAACGTCAACAGGCCCCCAGGCCCGGGCTGCTGTCCCGGCTGTTTGGCAAGGGGGATGCGCCGACCCAGGTTCAGGGCCTCTACTTCTGGGGTGGAGTAGGCCGGGGCAAGACCTATCTGGTGGACACCTTCTACGAGGTCCTGCCCATCGAGCGCAAACTGCGCATCCATTTTCACCGCTTCATGCACCGGGTGCACCGGGAGCTGGACAGGCTTAAGGGCCAGGCCAATCCCCTGGAGGCGGTGGCCGATGCCCTGGCCGCCGAAGCGGAGGTGATCTGCTTCGATGAATTTTTTGTGTCGGACATCACCGATGCCATGCTGTTGGCGGGGCTGCTAAGGGCCCTGTTTGAGCGGGGGGTGGTGCTGGTGGCCACCTCCAACATTCCCCCGGCAGAGCTCTACCGCAACGGTTTGCAGCGTGCCCGTTTCCTGCCCGCCATCGATCTTATTGAGACCCACTGTCAGGTGGTCAATGTGGATCATGGCATCGACTATCGCCTGAGGGCCCTGGAACAGGCGGAGATCTTCCACCACCCCCTGGATGAGCAGGCGGACACCAATCTGCACTGTTACTTCGAACAACTGGCCCCGGAGGAGGGACGGGTCGGAGGCACCATTGAGGTGGAGGGGCGCTTCATCCCCGTACGCCGGGAAGCGGATGGGGTGTTGCTGGCGGATTTCCTCGCCCTGTGTGATGGCCCCAGAAGCCAGGTGGACTACATGGAGCTGGCCCGCTGCTATCACACCGTATTGATGAGTGGCCTCACCGCCATGGGGGCCCAACAGACCGGGGACGACATCGCCCGCCGTTTCCTGGCCCTGGTGGATGAGTTCTATGAACGAGGGGTCAAGCTGATCATCTCCAGCGAGGTGCCTCTGGAGCGGATCTACGCCGGTGGAGGCCTGGAGTTTGAGTTCCGCCGCTGCCTGAGCCGGCTGCAGGAGATGCAGAGTCACGACTACCTGGCCCGCCCTCACTTACCATGA
- a CDS encoding DUF1043 family protein, translated as MNEVWIVLAFILGAGVGYLIRWKSGGSAEEAPQLKQSLEQAKFDLEQQRQEMADYFEQSHATLLQLSQNLDKANKLWNDSASHLFNEQLSTAQLPLHEPEPVVIDSEEFQPNDYVQGSHGIITPRKKVS; from the coding sequence ATGAACGAAGTTTGGATTGTGTTGGCCTTTATCCTCGGAGCCGGGGTGGGCTATCTGATTCGCTGGAAGAGCGGCGGCAGTGCGGAGGAAGCCCCGCAACTGAAGCAGTCTCTGGAGCAGGCCAAGTTTGACCTGGAGCAGCAGCGTCAGGAGATGGCGGACTACTTTGAGCAGTCTCATGCCACCCTGTTGCAGCTGAGCCAGAATCTGGATAAGGCCAATAAACTGTGGAACGACTCTGCGTCACACCTGTTTAACGAGCAACTCTCCACCGCCCAACTGCCCCTGCATGAGCCGGAGCCAGTGGTGATAGACAGTGAAGAGTTCCAGCCCAACGACTATGTTCAGGGCTCTCACGGAATCATTACACCCCGTAAAAAAGTAAGTTAA